A region from the Agrococcus sp. SL85 genome encodes:
- a CDS encoding small multidrug efflux protein, with amino-acid sequence MNPIVDLIRGFQDLVAQVPEVVQPLVVMLAGMIPFIEGEGGAPIGVIGGIHPIVAGIAAAAGNFLAVLVVVLVTSRTREAVVARRSGGSGGIATLEHEPPAKPESKGTQRFKRWLVRFGVPGASLLGPLAIPTHFTAATLVGSGVARGWVLLWQGIAIVLWTTLTTTLLWVAVQAVLA; translated from the coding sequence GTGAACCCCATCGTCGACCTCATCCGAGGATTCCAGGACCTCGTGGCCCAGGTGCCCGAGGTCGTGCAGCCGCTCGTCGTCATGCTCGCGGGCATGATCCCGTTCATCGAGGGCGAGGGTGGCGCCCCGATCGGCGTGATCGGCGGCATCCACCCGATCGTCGCCGGCATCGCCGCCGCGGCCGGCAACTTCCTCGCCGTGCTCGTCGTGGTGCTCGTCACCTCCCGCACCCGCGAGGCGGTGGTCGCGCGCCGCTCGGGCGGCAGCGGCGGCATCGCGACGCTCGAGCACGAGCCGCCCGCCAAGCCCGAGTCGAAGGGCACGCAGCGCTTCAAGCGCTGGCTGGTGCGCTTCGGCGTGCCGGGCGCGAGCCTGCTCGGCCCGCTCGCGATCCCGACGCACTTCACCGCGGCCACGCTCGTCGGCTCGGGCGTCGCGCGCGGCTGGGTGCTGCTGTGGCAGGGCATCGCGATCGTGCTGTGGACGACGCTCACCACGACGCTGCTGTGGGTGGCGGTGCAGGCGGTGCTCGCGTGA
- a CDS encoding MerR family transcriptional regulator gives MAWSTRELADLAGTTVNAVRHYHQLGLLAEPERRVNGYKQYGVPHLVALLRVRRLVELGVPLGQIQLLQEGGEGSQEALHEVDAQLEERIAQLQQAREDIAAIVAEDAPAHAPRGFERVAARLSEADRSMIHISSKLYDSEALDDLRQMVAADIESEAERAFEALPADAPEAERIRLGDALAPSLAQHLTDYPWLQDPAGRLAKDERISQATFVEAVVTLYNEAQVEVLARAGVAARALLQARGTPLPPLAGAASPEVEGGEAAGDAAAREADGRARDRGEHDSTEHDGTEHDGTAAS, from the coding sequence GTGGCCTGGAGCACGCGCGAGCTCGCCGATCTGGCGGGCACCACCGTCAACGCGGTGCGGCACTACCACCAGCTCGGCCTGCTCGCCGAGCCCGAGCGACGCGTCAACGGCTACAAGCAGTACGGCGTGCCGCATCTCGTGGCTCTGCTGCGCGTGCGGCGCCTCGTCGAGCTGGGCGTGCCGCTGGGGCAGATCCAGCTGCTGCAGGAGGGCGGCGAGGGCTCGCAGGAGGCGCTGCACGAGGTCGACGCGCAGCTCGAGGAGCGCATCGCGCAGCTGCAGCAGGCACGCGAGGACATCGCGGCGATCGTCGCGGAGGATGCGCCCGCGCACGCGCCGCGAGGCTTCGAGCGCGTGGCCGCGCGGCTCAGCGAGGCCGACCGGTCGATGATCCACATCTCGTCGAAGCTGTACGACTCCGAGGCGCTCGACGACCTGCGGCAGATGGTCGCGGCCGACATCGAGAGCGAGGCGGAGCGCGCGTTCGAGGCGCTGCCGGCCGATGCGCCCGAGGCGGAGCGCATCCGGCTGGGCGACGCGCTCGCCCCCTCGCTCGCGCAGCACCTCACCGACTACCCGTGGCTGCAGGACCCCGCGGGCCGGCTCGCGAAGGACGAGCGCATCAGCCAGGCGACCTTCGTGGAGGCGGTGGTCACGCTCTACAACGAGGCACAGGTGGAGGTGCTCGCGCGCGCCGGGGTCGCCGCGCGGGCGCTGCTCCAGGCGCGCGGCACGCCGCTGCCGCCGCTCGCCGGCGCCGCGTCGCCCGAGGTGGAGGGCGGCGAGGCAGCGGGCGACGCCGCGGCCCGGGAGGCCGACGGCCGCGCGCGCGACCGCGGCGAGCACGACAGCACCGAGCACGACGGCACGGAGCACGACGGCACCGCGGCCTCCTGA